One genomic region from Pecten maximus chromosome 5, xPecMax1.1, whole genome shotgun sequence encodes:
- the LOC117328463 gene encoding mediator of DNA damage checkpoint protein 1-like yields the protein MPPKPHCNPSTPTDDDMPTKPHCNSSTPTDDDMPTKPHCNSSTPTDDDIPTKPHCNSSTPTDGDIPTKPHCNPSTSTDDDMPTKPHCNSSIPTDDNMLTEPHCNSSTPTDGDMPTEPHCNSSTPTDGDIPTKPHCNSSIPTDDDMPTKPHCNSSTPTDGDMPTKPHCNSSTPTDDDIPTKPHCNPSTSTNDDMPTKPDCNSSTPTDGDMPTKPHCNSSTPTDGDIPTQPHCNSSTSTNDDMPTQPHCNSSTPTDDDMPTKPHCNSSTPTDDDIPTKPHCNPSTPTDDDIPTKPHCNPSTPTDDDIPTKPHCNPSTPTDDDIPTKPHCNPSTSTNDDMPTKPHCNPSTPTDDDMPTKPHCNSSTPTDGDIPTKPHCNSSIPTDDDMPTKPDCNSSTPTDGDMPTKPHCNSSTPTDDDIPTKPHCNPSTPTDDDMPTKPDCNSSTPTDGDMPTKPHCNSSTSTDGDMPTKPHCNSKDDVSSDDASDDDSSDDASDDDASDDDASDDDASDDDASDASDDASDASDDDDDAANDDDTSDDDASDDDASDDASDDDASDASDDASDDDASDDPGHLGLLEDSSTPFLGIRGASCTLLGVRTDPQLFYSD from the exons ATGCCGCCCAAACCCCACTGTAACCCCAGTACACCTACTGATGACGACATGCCGACCAAACCCCACTGTAACTCCAGTACACCTACTGATGACGACATGCCGACCAAACCCCATTGTAACTCCAGTACACCTACTGATGACGACATACCGACCAAACCCCACTGTAACTCCAGTACACCTACTGATGGCGACATACCGACCAAACCCCACTGCAACCCCAGTACATCTACTGATGACGACATGCCGACCAAACCCCACTGTAACTCCAGTATACCTACAGATGACAACATGCTGACCGAACCCCACTGTAACTCCAGTACACCTACAGACGGCGACATGCCGACCGAACCCCACTGTAACTCCAGTACACCTACTGATGGCGACATACCGACCAAACCCCACTGTAACTCCAGTATACCTACTGATGACGACATGCCGACCAAACCCCACTGTAACTCCAGTACACCTACTGATGGTGACATGCCGACCAAACCCCACTGTAACTCCAGTACACCTACTGATGACGACATACCGACCAAACCCCACTGTAACCCCAGTACATCTACTAATGACGACATGCCGACCAAACCCGACTGTAACTCCAGTACACCTACTGATGGCGACATGCCGACCAAACCCCACTGTAACTCCAGTACACCTACTGATGGCGACATACCGACCCAACCCCACTGTAACTCCAGTACATCTACTAATGACGACATGCCGACCCAACCCCACTGTAACTCCAGTACACCTACAGATGACGACATGCCGACCAAACCCCACTGTAACTCCAGTACACCTACTGATGACGACATACCGACCAAACCCCACTGTAACCCCAGTACACCTACTGATGACGACATACCGACCAAACCCCACTGTAACCCCAGTACACCTACTGATGACGACATACCGACCAAACCCCACTGTAACCCCAGTACACCTACAGATGACGACATACCGACCAAACCCCACTGTAACCCCAGTACATCTACTAATGACGACATGCCGACCAAACCCCACTGTAACCCCAGTACACCTACAGATGACGACATGCCGACCAAACCCCACTGTAACTCCAGTACACCTACTGATGGCGACATACCGACCAAACCCCACTGTAACTCCAGTATACCTACTGATGACGACATGCCAACCAAACCCGACTGTAACTCCAGTACACCTACTGATGGTGACATGCCGACCAAACCCCACTGTAACTCCAGTACACCTACTGATGACGACATACCGACCAAACCCCACTGTAACCCTAGTACACCTACTGATGACGACATGCCGACCAAACCCGACTGTAACTCCAGTACACCTACTGATGGTGACATGCCGACCAAACCCCACTGTAACTCCAGTACATCTACTGACGGCGACATGCCGACCAAACCCCACTGTAACTCCA AAGATGATGTTTCTTCTGATGATGCTTCTGATGATGATTCTTCTGACGATGCTTCTGATGATGATGCTTCTGATGATGATGCTTCTGATGATGATGCTTCTGATGATGATGCTTCTGATGCTTCTGATGACGCTTCTGATGcttctgatgatgatgatgatgctgctAATGATGATGATACTTCTGATGATGATGCTTCTGATGATGATGCTTCTGATGATGCTTCTGATGATGATGCTTCTGATGCTTCTGATGATGCTTCTGATGATGATGCTtctgatgat cccggccatcttggattattgGAAGACTCATCCACCCCTTTCCTCGGTATCAGAGGAGCGTCTTGCACCCTTTTAGGGGTCAGAACTGACCCACAATTGTTCTACTCCGACTGA